Proteins encoded within one genomic window of Lynx canadensis isolate LIC74 chromosome B4, mLynCan4.pri.v2, whole genome shotgun sequence:
- the LDHB gene encoding L-lactate dehydrogenase B chain, whose amino-acid sequence MASLKEKLIAPVAKEEAAIPNNKITVVGVGQVGMACAISILGKSLADELALVDVLEDKLKGEMMDLQHGSLFLQTPKIVADKDYSVTANSKIVVVTAGVRQQEGESRLNLVQRNVNVFKFIIPQIVKYSPDCIIIVVSNPVDILTYVTWKLSGLPKHRVIGSGCNLDSARFRYLMAEKLGIHPSSCHGWILGEHGDSSVAVWSGVNVAGVSLQELNPEMGTDNDSENWKEVHKMVVESAYEVIKLKGYTNWAIGLSVADLIESMLKNLSRIHPVSTMVKGMYGIENEVFLSLPCILNARGLTSVINQKLKDDEVAQLKKSADTLWDIQKDLKDL is encoded by the exons ATGGCAAGTCTTAAGGAAAAACTGATTGCACCAGTGGCAAAAGAAGAGGCAGCCATCCCAAACAATAAGATCACTGTAGTGGGTGTTGGACAAGTTGGTATGGCATGTGCCATCAGCATTCTGGGAAAG TCTCTGGCTGATGAACTTGCCCTTGTGGATGTTTTGGAAGATAAACTCAAAGGAGAAATGATGGATCTGCAACATGGGAGCTTATTTCTTCAGACACCTAAAATTGTGGCAGATAAAG ATTACTCTGTGACTGCGAATTCTAAGATTGTGGTGGTAACCGCAGGAGTCCGCCAGCAGGAGGGGGAGAGCCGGCTCAACCTGGTGCAGAGGAATGTTAATGTCTTCAAATTCATTATTCCTCAGATAGTCAAGTACAGTCCTGATTGTATCATAATTGTGGTCTCCAATCCAG tGGATATTCTTACATACGTTACCTGGAAGCTAAGTGGACTGCCCAAACACCGTGTGATTGGAAGCGGGTGTAATCTGGATTCTGCTAGATTTCGTTATCTTATGGCTGAAAAACTTGGCATTCATCCCAGCAGCTGCCATGGATGGATTTTGGGAGAACATGGCGACTCAAGTG TGGCTGTTTGGAGTGGAGTGAATGTGGCAGGCGTTTCTCTGCAGGAACTGAACCCAGAAATGGGAACGGACAATGACAGTGAAAATTGGAAGGAAGTGCATAAGATGGTGGTTGAAAG tgCCTATGAAGTCATCAAGCTAAAAGGATATACCAACTGGGCTATTGGATTAAGTGTGGCTGATCTCATTGAATCCATGTTGAAAAATCTATCCAGGATTCATCCAGTGTCAACAATGGTGAAG GGAATGTATGGGATTGAGAATGAAGTCTTCCTGAGCCTCCCATGCATCCTGAACGCTAGGGGATTAACCAGTGTTATCAACCAGAAGCTGAAGGATGATGAGGTGGCTCAGCTCAAGAAAAGTGCCGATACTTTGTGGGACATCCAGAAAGACCTAAAAGACCTGTGA